The following coding sequences lie in one Schistosoma mansoni, WGS project CABG00000000 data, supercontig 0097, strain Puerto Rico, whole genome shotgun sequence genomic window:
- a CDS encoding SWI/SNF complex-related codes for MKAEEFMNTNTSATAVTNNSSAHYTGSFTPTSHTDSGSKKKRRRSPSPSASDSTMPNVSGKKRRPGSSFTGSHERSSRGPSNHGGSRKIRKEDEDESFSCQTGPQDPNKEDTNDTDITKDFDDPEPPNKITQITSSNSSTTSGFNVSRPTRTNNSINASHSGGGELGIGKSLFDLDEDNETTGDAMDGGLNEYHTSGGISGAGEMNSTNCPQNGDENRQGVIHTDLSVTEQAHCIVIPSYSAWFDYNAIHGIERRALPEFFNGQNKSKTPEVYLAYRNFMVDTYRLNPQEYLTFTACRRNLTGDVCSILRVHAFLEQWGLINYQVTAPLTTITNSSSSSNGMNNLNGTSTTTICATTTTTTTGNNSSSEAARLAVAASLGPPSTAHFHILADSASGLQPIGTQNLAGTNSIIPPITTTNNNSTIDNSSNITTTTTTTTLTDGNQLDPYKIQSNNDGNGNDTTTTSISNNITKQELQGIDCANATTTLNPTVPTSVTTVSSGVCITNSTQPLNKQPIIGDPNLRTDQYLTNASIAKTTCLNSTDIRSQPSTGNLDATSQSVIVNNKLMKGATQSGWSDQETLLLLEALELYRDDWNKVAEHVGSRTQEECILHFLRLPIEDAYLEGSDPILNLTSLANANHPTLPFSKAANPILSTVAFLAAAVDPRVASAAAQAALIEYAKMRDEVPAGLLREHKARVENAVKLGHQIDPQKFGLDEVGGNNQVIESEKLCKSSSVQSITTTEKLSVVANEQMSIDNETTNRKETVPMDTIITAVSTDDTMNESKVTENRDKHDDVDNNVTTKLEKYKMEENVESDSNKTEHVTTDEQQQDSTHVNQTLTTVVNETAAAAAAEVVGSDSIQTKSSDEQLKDTIEQEQRTKPVLDSSTSQPLEKSANEQVSDEKSTTNTSSLSSSLPPNPNSLGTAAACALAAAAIKARHLASVEEKRIKGLVAQLVETQLKKLDIKLKQIQELESIMEREYEMIEQMRQQLLQERQAFHMEVIKTMENRARALMHHHNQQQQQSSNVVLPQQQQPQSQIPLQPTFSSTQGSCPVVMNPVLHSNPPIQPGPHVIPPTGSNYAAQTVPISNDPRSVLNSSSTNLTVYPSSNYGTITTTTPSALPSPNQQLPSSGHISPTPTQLIQHHPRDEFQAQPPMTTATTTPTQPTSNTLPQTETTCDSWSESVYPITSEPQTVRQIIEPSNDAPVPNITVTFPQNVVTHSDPSSVVVTTSSKITQPIDSVNEVVFFESTKHHTPPSTEVNACTVASLLSDDNNVPVPPVSSPSVTDTNPPELSTSNEENIVQGE; via the exons ATGAAAG CTGAAGAATTCATGAATACAAATACATCGGCGACAGCTGTTACTAACAATTCTTCCGCGCATTATACTGGCTCTTTTACACCAACTTCTCATACGGATAGTGGAAGTAAAAAGAAACGTCGTAGATCTCCTTCTCCGTCAGCATCTGACTCAACTATGCCAAATGTTAGTGGTAAGAAAAGACGCCCTGGTTCATCCTTTACTGGTTCACATGAACGTTCAAGTCGTGGGCCAAGTAATCATGGTGGATCTCGTAAAATTCGAAAAGAG GATGAAGATGAATCATTTTCATGTCAAACTGGTCCACAAGATCCTAACAAAGAGGATACAAATGATACAGATATCACTAAAGATTTTGATGATCCTGAACCACCAAATAAAATTACACAAATTACATCATCAAATAGTTCCACAACATCAGGATTCAATGTATCACGACCAACACgtactaataatagtattaatgcATCACATAGTGGAGGAGGTGAATTGGGTATTGGTAAATCATTGTTTGATCTGGATGAAGATAATGAAACAACCGGTGATGCTATGGATGGAGGTCTCAATGAATATCATACTAGCGGCGGTATAAGTGGAG CTGGTGAAATGAATTCTACCAATTGTCCTCAAAATGGTGATGAAAATCGACAAGGTGTTATTCATACTGATTTAAGTGTCACAGAACAAGCTCATTGTATAGTGATACCATCTTATTCAGCTTGGTTTGATTATAATGCTATACATGGAATTGAACGTCGTGCATTGCCAGAATTTTTCAATGGtcaaaataaaagtaaaacaCCGGAAGTTTATTTGGCATAtcgtaattttatggttgataCATATCGCTTAAATCCTCAG gAATATCTTACATTTACAGCTTGTCGAAGAAATCTCACTGGTGATGTTTGTTCAATTCTTAGAGTACATGCATTTCTAGAACAATGGGGTTTAATTAATTATCAAGTTACTGCACCattaacaacaataacaaattcatcatcatcatcaaatggaatgaataatttaaatggtacttctactactactatttgTGCTAcaactaccactactactactggtAATAATTCATCATCAGAAGCTGCTCGTCTTGCAGTAGCTGCAAGTTTAGGACCACCAAGTACTGCACATTTTCATATATTAGCTGATAGTGCTAGTGGTCTACAACCAATTGGTACACAAAATTTAGCTGGAACAAATTCAATAATTCCacctattactactactaataataatagtactattgataatagtagtaatattactactaccactactacgaCGACTTTAACTGATGGAAATCAATTAGATCCGTATAAAATCCAGTCTAATAATGATGGTAATGGtaatgatactactactacctcAATCAGTAATAATATAACTAAACAAGAATTACAA gGAATCGATTGTGCAAACGCAACAACGACGCTAAATCCTACAGTTCCTACCTCTGTAACAACTGTCAGTTCTGGAGTATGTATTACTAATAGTACACAACCTTTAAATAAACAACCAATTATCGGTGATCCAAATTTACGTACAGATCAATATCTTACTAATGCAAGCATTGCGAAAACTACTTGTTTAAATTCTACAGATATTCGTAGTCAACCTTCTACAGGTAATTTAGATGCAACATCACAGTCAGTAATTGTTAATAACAAACTTATGAAAGGTGCTACGCAAAGTGGTTGGAGTGATCAAGAAACTTTATTGTTATTAGAAGCTTTAGAACTTTATCGAGATGATTGGAATAAG GTTGCTGAACATGTAGGAAGTCGTACACAAGAAGAATGTATTCTTCATTTTCTACGTCTACCTATTGAAGATGCTTATTTAGAAGGTTCAGATCCTATATTAAATTTAACATCATTAGCAAATGCTAATCATCCTACATTACCTTTTTCAAAAGCTGCTAATCCTATTCTATCAACTGTAGCATTTCTAGCCGCTGCTGTTGATCCACGTGTAGCATCCGCGGCAGCTCAAGCAGCACTTATAGAATATGCTAAAATGCGTGATGAAGTACCAGCTGGTCTATTACGTGAACATAAAGCACGTGTTGAAAATGCAGTAAAATTAGGTCATCAAATTGATCCACAAAAATTTGGTTTAGATGAAGTTGGTGGTAATAATCAAGTAATAgaatcagaaaaattatgtaAATCATCATCTGTACAATCAATTACAACAACAGAGAAATTATCAGTAGTTGCCAATGAACAAATGTCAATTGATAATGAAACAACTAATCGTAAA GAAACTGTCCCAATGGACACAATAATAACAGCTGTTTCCACTGACGACACTATGAATGAAAGTAAAGTCACTGAAAATCGTGATAAacatgatgatgttgataataaTGTAACGacaaaattagaaaaatataaaatggAAGAAAATGTTGAAAGTGATAGCAATAAAACTGAGCACGTGACAACCGACGAACAACAACAGGATTCAACTCACGTAAATCAGACACTGACTACAGTAGTGAATGAGACTGCTGCCGCTGCTGCTGCTGAAGTTGTTGGCAGTGACAGTATTCAAACAAAATCATCTGATGAACAATTGAAAGATACAATTGAACAAGAACAACGCACTAAACCTGTTTTAGATTCTTCTACTTCACAACCACTGGAAAAATCAGCTAATGAACAAGTATCTGATGAAAAGTCAACAACTAAcacttcatcattatcatcttcattaCCACCGAATCCGAATAGTTTAGGTACAGCTGCAGCGTGTGCATTAGCTGCTGCAGCTATTAAAGCACGTCATTTAGCCAGTGTTGAAGAAAAACGTATCAAAGGTTTAGTTGCTCAATTAGTTGAAACACAGTTGAAAAAACTCGATATAAAACTTAAACAAATTCAG gaATTAGAAAGTATCATGGAACGTGAATATGAAATGATTGAGCAAATGCGTCAACAATTATTACAAGAACGTCAAGCATTTCATATGGAAGTGATTAAAACAATGGAGAATCGTGCCAGAGCTTTAATgcatcatcataatcaacaacaacaacaaagcaGTAATGTCGTTTTAccccaacaacaacaaccacagtCACAAATTCCTTTACAACCTACCTTTTCTAGTACTCAAGGTTCTTGTCCAGTAGTAATGAATCCAGTCCTACACTCTAATCCTCCAATACAACCAGGGCCCCATGTTATTCCACCGACTGGTAGTAATTACGCAGCACAAACCGTGCCAATTTCTAATGACCCAAGATCAGTTTTAAATTCTTCCTCTACAAATCTAACAGTTTATCCATCATCAAATTATGGAACAATCACAACAACAACTCCGTCTGCTTTGCCTTCTCCAAATCAACAACTACCATCTAGTGGACATATTTCTCCGACACCTACTCAACTTATTCAACATCATCCACGCGATGAGTTTCAAGCACAACCACCGATGACCACAGCGACAACAACACCAACACAGCCAACGTCTAATACACTACCACAAACAGAAACAACCTGTGATTCTTGGTCAGAATCTGTCTATCCTATTACATCAGAACCACAGACTGTTCGTCAAATTATTGAACCATCGAATGATGCGCCTGTACCTAATATCACTGTAACATTTCCACAAAATGTTGTAACTCATTCAGATCCTTCTTCGGTGGTTGTTACTACAAGCTCTAAAATTACCCAACCTATTGACTCAGTCAATGAAGTGGTATTTTTTGAATCAACCAAACATCATACACCACCATCTACTGAAGTGAATGCATGTACTGTTGCAAGCTTATTGTCAGACGATAATAATGTTCCTGTTCCGCCTGTTTCTAGCCCATCAGTTACTGATACTAATCCTCCTGAATTGTCTACATCGAACGAGGAGAATATTGTTCAAGGAGAATAG